A single Apostichopus japonicus isolate 1M-3 chromosome 11, ASM3797524v1, whole genome shotgun sequence DNA region contains:
- the LOC139975621 gene encoding uncharacterized protein: MSSPKKTKSKPAGPTSLALIVKAIVALNDSKGSSASAIKKQIASSGVERSNLHINNALKKGATSGVLKQVKGTGASGTFKVDTTKAKKAEAEKAKKAKAAQRKKEQRAKLQKKKAEAKAKKASKKKVAAAKKKPAKKVAKKKTASKPKKAVKPKKAAKKPTAKKPAAKKTAPKKKAAPKKKPAKKAAPKK; encoded by the coding sequence ATGTCATCTCCAAAGAAGACTAAATCCAAGCCAGCAGGGCCTACCTCACTTGCTCTGATTGTCAAAGCAATCGTTGCTTTAAATGATTCAAAAGGGTCTTCTGCCTCTGCTATTAAGAAGCAAATCGCATCTTCTGGTGTCGAAAGGAGCAATCTTCACATCAACAATGCTCTAAAGAAAGGTGCTACTTCTGGTGTTTTGAAACAAGTGAAGGGTACTGGAGCGAGTGGAACCTTCAAAGTGGACACTACCAAAGCCAAAAAAGCAGAGGCAGAAAAAGCAAAGAAGGCCAAAGCGGCTCaaagaaagaaggaacaacGGGCAAAGCTTCAAAAGAAAAAGGCTGAAGCCAAGGCCAAGAAAGCCAGCAAGAAGAAGGTTGCTGCAGCTAAGAAGAAGCCGGCAAAGAAAGTTGCCAAGAAGAAGACTGCATCCAAGCCAAAGAAAGCAGTGAAACCCAAAAAGGCAGCCAAGAAGCCAACAGCCAAGAAACCAGCAGCTAAGAAGACGGCACCAAAGAAGAAGGCAGCTCCAAAGAAGAAACCTGCCAAGAAGGCTGCACCCAAGAAGTAG